A genomic window from Solanum stenotomum isolate F172 chromosome 10, ASM1918654v1, whole genome shotgun sequence includes:
- the LOC125841266 gene encoding ABC transporter G family member 14 — protein MPLHCVAPKPENFGTELMAPPPNSSKPEMKNSESFIQRALFPITLKFEEVVYKIKQETKGMCCGGPSSTKEKTILNGVTGIVCPGEMLAMLGPSGSGKTTLLTALGGRLSGKLSGKITYNSQPFSGAIKRRTGFVAQDDVLYPHLTVTETLLFTALLRLPQSLSREEKERHVEHVIAELGLNKCRSSMIGGPLFRGISGGEKKRVSIGQEMLINPSLLLLDEPTSGLDSTTALRILTTVKRLADGGRTVITTIHQPSSRLYHMFDKVVLLSEGCPIYYGPASTALEYFSSVGFSTSITINPADLLLDLANGIGPDSKHAIEQGDSSEQEKKSVREALISAYDKNISTRLKTELCSSDTNNYSYAKDVSTRNGVKSEHWCTSWGYQFKVLLLRGLKERRYETFNKLRIFQVVSVAFLAGLLWWHTPTSHIEDRIAMVFFFAVFWGFYPLYNAVFTFPQERRMLIKERSSGMYRLSSYFLAKTVGDLPLELALPTAFTFILYWMGGLKANPATFILSLLVVLYSVLVSQSLGLAYGAMLMDVKQATTLASVTTLVFLIAGGYYIQQIPPFIVWLKYLSYSYYCYKLLLGVQYNDNDYYECSKGVYCQVAEFPAIKSIGLNNMWMDVFIMALMLVGYRLIAYLALNRVR, from the exons ATGCCTCTTCATTGTGTAGCACCAAAACCAGAAAACTTTGGCACAGAATTGATGGCACCTCCACCTAATTCGTCAAAGCCAGAGATGAAGAACTCAGAGTCCTTTATACAAAGGGCCTTGTTTCCCATAACTTTGAAG TTTGAAGAAGTTGTTTACAAGATTAAGCAAGAAACAAAAGGAATGTGTTGTGGAGGACCATCAAGCACAAAAGAAAAGACTATACTAAATGGAGTCACAGGTATTGTGTGCCCAGGGGAGATGCTAGCAATGTTAGGTCCATCAGGTAGTGGAAAAACTACCCTCCTAACTGCTTTAGGAGGCCGTCTATCGGGTAAGCTATCAGGGAAAATTACATACAACAGCCAGCCATTCTCAGGAGCTATCAAACGCCGTACTGGATTCGTGGCACAGGATGATGTCCTATATCCTCATCTAACTGTAACAGAAACTCTCCTCTTCACAGCTCTGTTAAGGCTTCCCCAAAGCCTAAGCAGGGAGGAAAAAGAAAGGCATGTGGAGCATGTTATAGCAGAGCTCGGGTTAAACAAGTGTCGAAGCAGCATGATAGGAGGACCATTATTTAGAGGGATATCAGGTGGGGAGAAAAAGAGGGTCAGTATTGGTCAAGAAATGCTAATTAACCCGAGTTTACTACTGCTAGATGAGCCTACTTCTGGTTTGGATTCTACTACAGCTCTGAGGATTCTAACTACTGTTAAGCGCCTAGCTGACGGTGGCAGAACTGTGATCACTACAATCCACCAACCATCCAGCAGGCTCTACCATATGTTTGATAAGGTAGTCTTGCTTTCTGAAGGCTGCCCTATCTACTATGGTCCTGCATCAACCGCCCTTGAGTACTTCTCCTCTGTTGGTTTTTCCACATCCATCACTATCAATCCTGCTGATCTCTTGCTTGATCTTGCCAATG GAATTGGACCTGATTCCAAGCATGCAATTGAGCAAGGTGACAGTAGTGAACAGGAGAAGAAATCTGTTAGAGAAGCTCTCATCTCTGCTTATGACAAGAACATTTCTACAAGGCTGAAAACTGAGCTATGCAGTTCAGATACCAATAACTACAGCTACGCAAAGGATGTTTCAACAA GAAACGGTGTGAAGTCAGAGCACTGGTGCACGAGTTGGGGCTATCAATTTAAGGTGCTGCTACTAAGGGGGCTGAAGGAACGAAGATACGAGACCTTCAACAAGCTTAGAATCTTCCAAGTTGTTAGTGTAGCATTTCTTGCTGGATTGTTATGGTGGCACACTCCAACATCCCACATTGAAGACAGA ATTGCAATGGTATTCTTCTTCGCGGTATTCTGGGGCTTCTATCCACTCTACAATGCAGTTTTCACTTTTCCCCAAGAAAGAAGGATGCTCATCAAAGAGCGATCATCAGGAATGTACCGACTCTCATCATATTTTCTAGCTAAAACTGTTGGGGATCTTCCCTTGGAACTAGCACTACCAACAGCATTTACCTTCATCCTATATTGGATGGGTGGGCTCAAAGCCAACCCTGCCACATTCATCCTATCTCTTCTAGTAGTCCTTTACAGCGTACTCGTTTCTCAGAGCCTCGGTCTAGCATATGGTGCCATGCTCATGGATGTGAAACAGGCCACTACCTTAGCATCAGTCACAACTTTAGTCTTCCTAATTGCCGGAGGTTATTACATTCAACAAATTCCCCCTTTCATAGTCTGGTTAAAATATTTGAGCTACAGCTACTACTGCTACAAGTTGCTTCTAGGGGTACAATACAATGATAACGACTACTACGAGTGTTCAAAAGGCGTCTATTGTCAGGTTGCAGAATTTCCAGCCATAAAATCAATAGGCCTGAACAATATGTGGATGGATGTATTCATCATGGCTCTAATGTTAGTGGGATACCGGCTAATCGCTTATCTAGCACTCAATCGTGTGCGATGA